Part of the Chlamydiales bacterium genome is shown below.
TATTGCGACTATCTGGTATCTGGTAAGCCGGCGCGTGGGGATTAAGATGGCCTACATTCTAATTCTAAGCGCGGTGGTGAGCAAGGTGTTGAAGGGGTTTTTCGATCTTCCAAGGCCGTGTCAGCTCGATCCATCAGTGGGTGTTCTCTGTTTTTCGACTCCGGGATTTCCAAGCGGTGCTGCGCAGACGGCGGTGCTCTATGCTGGCATTGCGTTCATCGAGTGCAAAAACCAGCTCTTTCGATGGAGTGCGCTTATCTTTGCTCTTATGCTCTGCTTTTCAAGAGTCTACCTCGGAGTGCACTTCTTCACAGACATTCTAGGTGGCCTAGCTGTCGGGGCGGGACTTCTGCTTATCTACTGGAAGCTCTTTCCGCTTGCAGAGAAGAAGTGGAAGGTGGCGATCTTCGC
Proteins encoded:
- a CDS encoding phosphatase PAP2 family protein, which produces MYAEELQWIHKLQEWMRSPWMDQFFICWNYVDSHAFVFVLIATIWYLVSRRVGIKMAYILILSAVVSKVLKGFFDLPRPCQLDPSVGVLCFSTPGFPSGAAQTAVLYAGIAFIECKNQLFRWSALIFALMLCFSRVYLGVHFFTDILGGLAVGAGLLLIYWKLFPLAEKKWKVAIFAFPLLLLAIGQLGALYLACHSLGIGCGLLLGEKQQKILWIGLAQLIVVFLGVWFGEMGTTLYPSLKFLLGFATGFWISYLGAVLVRKSTKNF